The genome window TCCAGATATAAGTTCCTTAATGTATAATCCACCATCTGTGATTAGTCTGAGCTTGAAGTGTTTATCATCGATAATTTCTGCTTTAACATCATAAACTTTTCTAACCCTTACAATGTCCGCTCTTCTTCTCAGAACTCTTCTTGGAGTCCTTTGGTAAATTGTGCAATTTTGGAGCTTTTCTACAACTTCCTTTATCTCCTCAGCTGTTATGCCTTCTTCAACATAAACAAGAGCTTCGTACTCTTTTTTGTGATTGCTCGTAAGTATCCTCTCCATTTCCTCTTTGCTAATGAATTTTAAATCTAAAACCTCAACCTTTTTGCTCTGATTAATCTCTTGGGCAATCTTTTCCAAGTTAATTTTCCTCTTTATGGGTTTCTTTATTTCTACAACAAAGGGTCTCCCATTGCCGAGCATTCTAACGTCAACATCCTCTCTCCCAGCTCCATGGAAGATGCACTTACCTTTTGTTGCTTTTGAAAATGGCTTGCAGATTATTGAAGCAACACTCTCTTTGAAACCCTTTAGTGGCGTCTGGGGAATGCCTCTTACAAGCTTTTTATACCTGCCATAAATGTATAATGGCTTTATCTGGAGTTCAATCCTCTCATTATAGGGGTCAATAATGAAAATAACATCTGGATTTTCTTTATCAACGGGCTTTTGGAAGAGAACTTCAAGGAACTTTCCTACTTCCCTGTTAAATTCTCTGTTAATTGGCTCAGCAAATTCTAACTCAAACTCTTCCCATAGCTGCTTTTCTTTATCCATAATTCCTTTTGGAAATCTTGAGCCGATAAGAAAGCTCTCAAACTCAATTCCGAGCTTTTGGGCTTTATCATAGCATAATCTCGCAAGGTATTCAGTCTTCTTGAAGATATTTCCACAGAGCTCACACTTCTCGGGCTCTTCAAAAGAGGATAATCCCCTTGCTTCTCGCTCCATATTGAGTGCTAGTCTAATTGATTTCCCTCTAATATAGTTGGTGCTCTTTCCTAGCATGCCAAATAGCCTTCCAAGACAGTTGTTGCATAGGCTGTGCTTTTCCAGGATTTTTTCTGATTTTTCAAGTATCACTCTCATCACCTGTCAAATGTTCAATGAGAGAGGGCTTTTCACCTTTTAATATGCCATCTGTCCAACCTTAAGCTTTATATCCTAGTGCCATTAATTAGCTTTGATGCCAATGATGACTCGAAGGCAGAAGATAATAAAGCTTTTGGAGGAAAGAGATTACAGTGTTAGTGAATTAGCTATGATGCTCGATATGAGAGGGAAGGGAAGTAAAAAAGCAGTTCTTGATGATTTAAAAGCAATTGCCAAGATATTGAAGCGTGAAGGAAAGGTTCTGCTAATTCAGCCCGCTGTATGCAGGAAATGCGGCTTTGTATTTAGGGCTGAAATAAATATCCCATCCAAATGTCCCCGATGCAGGTCACAATGGATTGAGGAGCCAAGGTTCAAGATAGAGGTGAGGTGATACTATGAAAAAAGTTGAAGTCTTCATGAAGGAGAAAGGGATAAACCCAGGAGATTACGTTGAGGTTGTTAAAAAAGAAAATGGAAATCACAACGTTTATAGAGGCCTGGTGATGCCTCCCTATGAGCTTTCAGAGGGAGAAACACTCACGTTAAAGCTTGACAATGGTTACAACATTGGAATTCTCATTGACCAAATAGTTGAAATTAAAGTCCTTGAGAAAGCCAAGCCGAGGGAAATGAGAGAATTCAAAGCTGTTTTACCTAAGAAGCCGAACTTGCCCAACGTTACAATCTTTGGAACCGGTGGAACAATTGTCTCAAAGATTGATTATAAAACTGGCGCCGTTCACCCAGCTTTCACCGCTGAGGAACTTGCTTTAGCTGTTCCGGAGATATTTGAGATAGCCAATATAACGCCAAAGCTCATTATGAACATTCTCAGTGAGGACATGACGCCGAAATACTGGGTTAAGATAGCTCATGAAGTTGCCAAGGCTTTGAATGAAGGCGAGGATGGAGTCATCATCGGACACGGAACGGACACGATGGGATACACTGCAGCAGCATTAAGCTTCATGCTGAGAGATTTAGGAAAGCCCGTCATCCTAGTTGGTGCACAGAGGAGCTCTGATAGGCCATCAAGTGATGCTGCAATGAATCTTATTTGCTCTGTCAGAATGGCTACCGCCGATTTCGGTGAAGTTGCTGTTGTTATGCACGGCGAGACCTCCGACACATACTGTTTAGCCCACAGAGGTACAAAGGTCAGGAAGATGCACACCTCGAGGAGAGATGCATTCAGAAGCATAAATGACATCCCAATAGCGAAGATTTGGAGCGATGGAAAGATTGAATTTTTGAGAGACGATTATAAAAGAAGAACGAAGAGTGAAGTGTGGGTGGATGACAAGATTGAGGAGAAAGTTGCTCTCATAAAGTCGTTCCCAGGAATGCAGAGTGAAATTATTGACTTCCTTGTTGATAAGGGATACAAGGGCATTGTTATTGAGGGAACGGGTTTGGGACACACTCCAACTCACATAATTCCAAGCATTGAGAGAGCAGTCCAAGAGGGAATTGCTGTCTGTATGACAAGCCAGTGCCTCTATGGAAGGGTCAATCTGAACGTCTATTCAACGGGCAGAAAGCTTCTCAAAGCTGGGGTTATCCCATGTGAAGACATGCTTCCAGAGACTGCCTACGTGAAGTTAATTTGGGTTCTTGGACACACTCAGAATCTTGAAGAAGTTAAGAGGATGATGCTGACGAACTACGCTGGTGAGATAACACCTTACACGAGGTTTGATACATACTTGAGGTGATGACGATGGAACTTAATTACAAAGAGCTTGGGCTTAAAGTGGGATTAGAGATTCACAGACAACTTGACACTAAAAAGCTGTTTTCACCTGTGCCGAGCGAGCTTCATGAAGAAGTTGACTTCACTTTCCAGAGAAGACTTAGACCGACGATGAGTGAGCTTGGCGAGATTGACCAAGCAGCTTTAGAGGAATTCAAAAAGGGGAGGACTTACGTTTACGAAGGAAACTACAAGTTCAGTGATTTGGTTTACATGGACGAAGAGCCACCACACATGCCGGATGAGGAGGCTTTAAGAGTTGCTCTTCAAATTGCGTACCTTCTCAACGCTACCCCCGTTGATGAGATCCACTTCATGCGTAAAATCGTTATTGATGGATCCAACGTTTCGGGCTTCCAGAGAACTGCAATAATAGCGATGAACGGAAAGGTTGATACTCCATGGGGAAGCGTTGGAATTCCAACAATCTGTCTGGAGGAAGATGCTGCAAGGATAATTGAGAGGGAAGACAGCAAAGTAATTTACAGGATTGACCGTTTAGGAATTCCGTTAGTTGAAATCTCAACAACCCCAGATATTCACCACCCAGAACAAGCAAAGGTAGTTGCCAAATACATTGGTGATGCTCTAAGAGCAACAAGAAAAGTCAAGCGAGGTCTGGGAACAATCAGACAGGACTTAAACGTCTCAATTAAAGGCGGTGCGAGAATTGAGATTAAAGGTGTCCAGGAGCTGGATATGATACCTATCATTATTGAGCGTGAAGTTTTGAGGCAACTAAACCTTCTCAAGATTCGTGATGAACTCAAAAAGAGAGGCGCAAATGAGGAAGAGCTGAAGGAAGAGTTTTATGACGTTACCGACATCTTCGAGAACACTCAATCAAAGATCATCGCAAAAACCATTAAGAAAGGTGGAAAAGTTCTTGCATTAAAGCTTCCAAAGTTTAGAGGGCTCATTGGTTATGAAATTCAACCAGGAAGAAGATTAGGAACAGAAATGGCAGACAGGGCGAAGAAATACGTTAGGGGAATATTCCACATTGATGAATTACCTAATTATGGAATTACGCAAGAAGAAGTTAATGCAGTCATTGAGAGACTTGGCTTAGGAGAGCAAGACGCTTTTGTTTTAGTTGCGGCCGAGGAAGAAATAGCTAAGAAAGCTTTGAGAGAAGTCCTTCAGAGGGCTAGGGAAGCACTTCATGGAGTTCCAGAAGAAACAAGGAGAGCTCTGCCAGATGGGAACACCCAATACATGCGTCCACTGCCGGGTAAAGCGAGAATGTACCCAGAGACAGACATTCCGCCGATACTCATAACGAAAGAGATGAAGGAGGAAATCCTTGCTAACCTTCCGGAGCTTCCACAAGCTAAGGTTGAGCGCTATGTCAAGGAGTTCAAGATTGACAAGAGCTTAGCTAAAACACTGGTCGATGACGAAAGGGATGAGCTGTTTGAGGAGCTTATTGAGATGGGTGTTAAGCCTTCATTAGCTGCATCAATCCTTGTGGTTGTTCTCAAAGGTCTGAAGAAAGAAGTCCCAATCGAGAACATAACTGACGAACACATCAAGGAGGCATTTAAGCTTTACCTTGACAACAAGATTGCCAAAGAGGCGTTTGAAGAGATATTCAAGGAGTTGGCGTTACATCCAGAAAAGACAGCCCTTCAAGTTGCAGAGGAGAAGGGACTAACGCTTCTCAGCCTAGAAGAAGTTGAGAAAATTATTGACGAGATACTCCAACAGAACATTGATGTTATCAAAGCTAAGGGAATGGGAGCAATGGGTATGATAATGGGAAGAGCTATGGCAAAGCTTAGAGGCAAAGCTGATGGTAAGCTCGTCAGTCAATTAGTCAGGAAGAAGATTCAGGAGCTTAGCTCTTGATTTTTATCTTTTCAAGATTTTATTCTTCAATAAATTTTTAAGTACCAATTTCTAGAGTAATCTGGTGAGCAAATGCCAATAACAACTCCTCCAACAATTCCTATACCAAGAAAGCGATGGGAAAAGGCTCTTAGGGAATCCTCAAAGAAGAAAAAGCCGAAAAAAGAGGAGTTTAGATTAGTTTATATCAGAATTAAGACAAAGGGAGACAGAACTGTTGGTGAAGCTGCTAAAGAGCTTGAAATTCGATTTATAGACTTTTCTCCAGCAAGACTTATTGAGCCAGATGAAACTAACCTGCTCTTGGCAGTTGAGAAGTTCTTAAAAAATAATCCACCAAGGATTTATGTCGTTGAGCTAACAGATGGTATCAGCAGATGGTTTTATGTGTTTCCAAGTGTAGAGAAGGTAAAGTTTGAGAAGAAGGACTTTTACCGTGTGTTTGTAGTTAAGAAAAAAGAAGCAATTGAAGAAATCCTTAAGCGAATTGCAAGTGGGGAATATTCTAAAAAGTTTAGATTGGGCTTTTTAACTGTCCTCCAAATCCTAATTGGGTTTGCTCCATTTATTCTGGCATATATACAAGGTGAAAACAAATCTGCAGAGGACTTGTTTAATTACCTGGTCTGGGCAGTTGCAGCCATTTCTGCGATTCAGGGAATTAAAAGGGGATACAAAGAGAAAAGCTGGGAAGAGTAGTCAGTGCATCGGCTCCTCATCACAGCTCAGAGTGAGGGAAAAAGTCATCATCCTAGAATGGATTTGGAGGGCAGACTTTTAAAGCTTCGGTTATAACTGTAAGGAATAAAAACTTTTATGCATGTATCGGGTAGTAAATACGGTGGTGAAAGGTGACTGGAAGAATCAGGAAAGCATTGAAATCAAAACTTTCTGGCGTTACGGTAATATATTACCGCCTTGAAGGCATTGCTCCAGAACAAGTCAGGGGAATGCTACCTTCCGCACTCGAGTTCAAGAATCCAACACCTGAAAGCTTCAAAATTCTTCTTGGAAAACTTGAAGGAAAGAACATAATTCCACTTAAGATCTTCGACGTTCGCTCTGAGGAGAGGGTTATATAGGTTTATGAAGCTCCTGAGAATGAATATCTTGCGATAAAGGGTGTTAAACCCAGAGTTTTCGGTATGATGAAGAGTGCCCTTGAAGACTTTCTCCAACTTCTTGCAGAAGATAAACTCGATGAGATACCTTATTACGGGCTCGATATCGGAAAAAAGGTTGGAAGAGATTAGGAAAAGAACTCGCTGTCTATGCCCTATCGGGATTTATGATGATAGTTGGTGAGGTAACCGAAAGCTATCTCCATAATCGCTGGATCGGATACCTTTTTGGAGTTGCTATCCTTGGTGCTCTTGGCTACTTTCTTATGCCGAGAAAAGTTAGAAAACCGATAAACGAAGTTCCTTATAAATACTGGGAAAAATCTGTTGAAAAGGCAGCTAAGAAGGGAAAGATTAGAATAAAATGGATAGAGCTTTAACGGCCAAGCTCCTTATGAGCTTTAGCCAAGTGCTTTGCAGCTATTGCCGCTAAGAGTGAAAGCTCTCCAGCTAAGACGGCTCCAGCCACTATCTCGGCGAACTTCTTTGCATTTATTCCGGGGGGATCTCCGCCTCCAGCAACACCCATAATGCTCAAGGCTTCTCTCTGCGTTGGGACCCTTGTTCCTCCGCCGACTGTTCCAATCTCTAAGCTTGGCATCGTTATGCTTATGTACAAATCTCCCTCTGGAGTTACCTCTGCTAACGTTATTCCATGAGCACCTTCTGTAATTTGTGCCTCATCTTGACCTGTTGCTAAGAAAATGGCACCAATGATGTTCGCAAAATGGGCATTGAAGCCGTAGCTTCCAGCCTGTGCGGAACCAACTAAGTTCTTTCTGTAATTAACCTCTGCTATTAGCTCTGGCGTCGTTTTAAGCTTTTTCTCAACGATTTCTCTTGGAATAACAGCCTCAGCTATGACAGTCTTTCCTCTGCCTAAAATGAAATTAATTGCGTTGGGCTTCTTATCGACACATAAGTTTCCAGATAACGCAAGATATCTAACATCTGAGAACTTTTCTTCAATGGCCTTCATTATTTCCTCGCTTGCTATCGTTACCATATTCATGCCCATAGCATCGCCTGTTTCAAATTCAAACCTTAGGTAAAGGTTGTTACCCACTATGAATGGCTTAACATCTCTGAGCTTTCCATGTCTTGTAACCTTTGAAACAGCTTTTTCCTGCAGATAGTCTATATTCTCTTTTACCCACTTTGCAACTTCTCTCGCTCTCCTTGCATCTGGGCACTTTAAGAGAGGTGCTCTCGTCATTTTGTCATCAATAATTGTCGTTTTTACTCCTCCAGCAGCCGTTAAAGCTGAGCATCCTCTATTCACTGAGGCAACCAATGCCCCCTCTGTTGTAGCTAATGGAATGTAAAATTCCCCTTTAGCGTATTCACCATTTATCTTAAGAGGTCCAGCAACACCCATTGGTATTTGAACGACGCCAATCATGTTCTCAATATTTTTTCCGATAACCTGATTTGGATCAATTGAATAATATCCTACATGTTCTAGAGTTATCCCAAGTTTTTTCTCAAGAGCCTTCCTTCTAATTTCTGTTGCAAGCTTTTTGTCACCGTTGGTGTATTTCTCAACTTGATGGAGTTTAATCTCTCCCCTTACAACTTTGTCGATAATTTCCTCAATGTTCATTAGAACACCTCCAAAATAGCTACTTAGTTCCTCCGAATATCCATTCTTCAATCAGCTGACCGCTTTCGTAAAAAGCGAGAGCAACATCGCTTTTAGGCTTATACACTAAAATTGGGACTCCAACGTTTACAGACTCTGGAACATCTTCGTCAAAAGGAATCAAGCCAAGAACAGGCACGCCGATATCTCCTTCAACGGTCTCGACAATTTTATCAATGACGTCTTGTGACTCCCTTACCTTGTTCAAAATAACACCGACTCTGAGTCCATACTCTTCTCCAAGAGCTCTAAGCTTTTCAACTTCGTTTTCAACCATAGTTTCGAAGGAATAAATCGGGGAACGCTCAATTTCAACAACTATAAGCTGATAATTTGCAACTTCGAATGTCGGAAGAGTATCAAATGGGATTCCAGTCGGCGAATCAACAAAAACGAGACCGAATTTATATCTCATTTGATCAACGATGTCTCTCAATCTCCTTGCGGAAATTCCCAAGACATCTTGAAGATTTGTGCTACCTGGCATTACATAAACGCCAGTTTGAGAATGCTTGTAAATTGCCCATTCCGGGTCAAGATTGGGATTTTTTAGAATAGAGTGAAGGGTATATTTTACATTCTCCAATCCAAAGTGAAAGCCAAGGTTTGGCAGATATAGATCACCATCAATTGCGAGAACTCTATATTCCCTTTGAGCAAAATAAGTGCTTAGATTAGCGGTTGTCGTTGTTTTTCCGGCCCCCCCTCTCCCTGTAACTATTACAACAGCCATGGATTATGCACGCCCCGTAATTTGATTCTCAAGGAATCTAATAAATTAAATCACACTTTAATTTTTAATTTTACTGAAATATAAGGTTTTCTGAAGCTGACCTTAGCTAATACTTAAAAAGAGGATAAAGAAAGTTAAGCCTTGCAGATGTCATCCAATAACTTCTCCAAAAGCAAACTTCTGCTTTACGGAGTTTATAACAATCTCCACCTCGTCCCCAACTTTTGTCTTGGGAACAAACACGACAAATCCTCTAATTCTTGCTATGCCATCTCCACCCTTTCCAAGGGCTTCAATCTTGACTTTATATCTTTCTCCAACCTTAACAGGAGGTTGTCTAACTCTTGGCTTGCCTCTATCAAATCTCTTTCCACCAAACTTCCTGTTCTCCAACTCAGACACCACCACAGAGATGTGTGCACTTAAAGGCTTTCACTAGTGCTATTTAAACCTTTTGGTATTTCCTTTGTATTTTTCAAAACTTTTGTTGTTAAAATTCAGGACTCCCGTTATAACGCTTGAATTTTATTCATTATCATGCAGCAAAATCTTCGGAGGTCTTCTGTCTCTTATACAAGAGATGGGAAAATTATCGTCTATTACCGAAAACAATTTTGCTCTTTGCACAAAAAGTTTATATCGCGTCTCATTTAGATATTCATGTAAGCGTTTTATGGAGATGATAGAGATGGCTGATAAGATGGTTGCTATCATGAAAACTAAACCAGCTTACGGTGCAGAGCTTGTTGAGGTTGATGTTCCTAAGCCAAAAGAAGGGGAGATTCTCATTAAGGTTTTAGCGACCAGCATCTGTGGAACCGATTTGCATATCTATGAATGGAACGAGTGGGCTCAGACCAGAATTAAGCCGCCTCAAATTATGGGACATGAGGTTGCTGGAGAGGTTATAGAAGTTGGCCCAGGAGTCGAGGACATACAGGTTGGAGACTACATCTCAGCGGAAACTCACATAGTGTGCGGCAAGTGCTACCAATGTAAAACTGGAAACTATCACGTCTGCCAGAATACAAAGATTTTCGGTGTTGATACAGATGGTGTTTTTGCTGAATATGCGATAGTCCCAGCGCAAAATGCATGGAAAAATCCCAAGAATATTCCACCAGAATATGCAACCCTCCAAGAGCCACTAGGAAATGCAGTTGATACTGTTCTGGCAGAGCCTGTCGCTGGAAAAACTGTTCTTATAACGGGAGCTGGACCTCTTGGGTTACTTGGCATAACAGTTGCAAAAGCCGCAGGAGCTTCTCTCGTAATAGTGAGCGAGCCGAGCGACTTCAGAAGAGAATTAGCAAAGAAAGTTGGCGCTGATGTTGTTATTAATCCCTTTGAGGAGGATGTTGTCAAAGAAGTTATGGACTTAACAGACGGCAACGGTGTTGATGTATTCCTAGAATTCAGCGGTGCTCCAAAAGCCCTTGAACAGGGATTGCAGGCAGTAACTCCGGCGGGAAGAGTTTCTCTGCTTGGACTCTTCCCAAGGGATGTCTCACTTGACTTTAACAACTTAATAATCTTCAAGTCACTCACAGTTTATGGAATAACTGGAAGACATCTCTGGCAAACTTGGTACACTGTTTCAAGGCTCCTTCAGAGCGGAAAGCTCAATCTGGATCCAATAATTACCCACAAGTATAAAGGCTTTGACAAGTTTGAAGAGGCCTTTGAGCTTATGCGCGCAGGAAAGACCGGTAAAGTTGTATTCTTCCCACACAAAAAGTGAACTTCCTTTTCTCTGTTTATTTTTCTAACCGCAATTTTTAAGTAAATGCACACCAATTTTTTGCGGGAGGGGATATTATGGAACTAAGTTATCAGGAAAAATTAACTCTCATTAAGCTTAAGGACTTAAGAAGGGTAAAATTCGAGGACTTAGTTAAGGAAACAGGACTTGACCAAGTTGCAGTTATGAGGGCTGTCTTGTGGCTCCAAAGTAAAGGACTTGCAAAGCTTCATGAGAAGCAGAGGAAAATTGTGAAGCTCACGGATACAGGTAGAAGATATGCTGAAATCGAACTTCCAGAGAGGAGGGCTCTAAAGCTTCTCGCTGAGAGGGAAAAAGTAACGCTCGACGATTTAAAGGAAGTTCTCAGCGATGATGAGCTTAAGCCGATAGTCGGAATTCTAAGAAGAGAAGGCTGGGCTACAGTTAGAAAAGAAAACGAAAAGCTTGTTCTCGAGATTACAGAGAAAGGCAAAGCAGCCTTAAATGAAGACAGACCTATAGATAAAGTTCTTAAAATTCTTACTGAAAAAGGTGAAGTTGAGGCCAAAGAAATTGAAGGATTAATATCATTAAACGAGCTCAAGAGAAGAAAAATTGCAGAGGACGAGCTTAAAACGGAGAGAGAAGTTGAGATAACAGAAGAGGGGCTTAAGCTAGCAGAAAAAGGCTTGGAACTTAAAAAAGAAGTCTCAATCCTTACACCCGAGCTCATAAAGAGCGGCAATTGGAGGAGCGTTGAGTTCAAGCGCTTCAACATCAAGGCACCAGTTAAGAGAATTTATCCGGGTAAAAAGCAGCCTTATAGGGCTTTTCTTGATAAGATTAGAAGAAAGCTCATTGAGATGGGCTTTATTGAAATGACTGCTGAGAGCTTAATTGAAACCCAATTCTGGAACTTTGATGCTCTGTTCCAGCCTCAAAATCATCCGGCAAGAGACTGGACAGACACTTATCAGCTTAAGTATCCAAAGTATGGATTCTTGCCAGAGGAAGAGCTTGTTGAAAGGGTTAAAGCTGCTCATGAGCACGGCTGGACAACTGGCTCAAGAGGCTGGGGCTATAGATGGGATCCAAGGATGGCCATGATGCTGATGCCGAGAGCACATGGAACAGCATTAAGTGCTCGCCAGTTAGCTAAAGATATTCAAATTCCAGGAAAGTACTTTGCTATTCAGAGAGTCTTCAGACCAGATGTTTTAGATAGAACTCACTTGATAGAGTTCAACCAAGTTGAAGGATTCGTTATTGGGGAAGATTTGACCTTTAAACACCTCCTTGGAATACTCAAGCGCTTTGCTACTGAGGTTGCAGGAGCGAAGAAAGTGAAGTTCTTGCCCGATTATTATCCATTTACAGAGCCCAGTGTTCAGATGAGCGCTAAACATCCAGAGCTTGGTTGGGTTGAGTTTGGAGGAGCTGGGATTTTTAGAGAGGAAATGACAAAACCTCTCGGCATTGACGTTCCAGTGATTGCTTGGGGAATTGGAATTGACAGATTAGCGATGTTTAAGCTCGGAATTGACGACATAAGGTACCTCTTCAGCTATGACTTGAGGTGGCTCAGAGAGGCCAAAATAATTTGGTGAGGTGGGCAAAATGCCAAAGTTCGATGTTGCTAAAGCTGATTTGGAACGCTTGGTTGGAAAGAGCTTTACAGTTGAGGAGTGGGAAGACTTATTCCTTTACGCTAAATGCGAGCTCGATGATGTCTGGGAAGAGGATGGGAAAATTTACTTCAAAGCCGATGCAAAGGACACAAACAGACCGGACTTGTGGAGTGCCGAGGGAATTGCAAGGCAGATAAAATGGGCGCTTGGAATGAAAAAGGGTTTGCCGAAATACGAAGTTGAGAAAAGCGACATTGTTGTTTACGTTGATGAGAAGCTTAAGGATATTAGGCCTTATGGAGTTTATGCAGTAGTTGAGGACGTAAACCTCGATGAGGAGGCATTTAAACAGTTGATTCAGCTTCAAGAAAAAATTGCTCTGACTTTTGGAAGAAAGAGAAGGGAAGTTGCAATTGGGACTTTTGACTTTGATAAGCTTAAGCCCCCATTTTACTACAAAGCTGTTGAACCAGAGAAGATAAAATTCATTCCTCTGAACTGCGAGGAAGAGATGACAGCAAATGAGATACTTGAGAAACACGAGAAGGGAATTGAATACGGCCACCTTATT of Thermococcus sp. M39 contains these proteins:
- the gatE gene encoding Glu-tRNA(Gln) amidotransferase subunit GatE, encoding MTMELNYKELGLKVGLEIHRQLDTKKLFSPVPSELHEEVDFTFQRRLRPTMSELGEIDQAALEEFKKGRTYVYEGNYKFSDLVYMDEEPPHMPDEEALRVALQIAYLLNATPVDEIHFMRKIVIDGSNVSGFQRTAIIAMNGKVDTPWGSVGIPTICLEEDAARIIEREDSKVIYRIDRLGIPLVEISTTPDIHHPEQAKVVAKYIGDALRATRKVKRGLGTIRQDLNVSIKGGARIEIKGVQELDMIPIIIEREVLRQLNLLKIRDELKKRGANEEELKEEFYDVTDIFENTQSKIIAKTIKKGGKVLALKLPKFRGLIGYEIQPGRRLGTEMADRAKKYVRGIFHIDELPNYGITQEEVNAVIERLGLGEQDAFVLVAAEEEIAKKALREVLQRAREALHGVPEETRRALPDGNTQYMRPLPGKARMYPETDIPPILITKEMKEEILANLPELPQAKVERYVKEFKIDKSLAKTLVDDERDELFEELIEMGVKPSLAASILVVVLKGLKKEVPIENITDEHIKEAFKLYLDNKIAKEAFEEIFKELALHPEKTALQVAEEKGLTLLSLEEVEKIIDEILQQNIDVIKAKGMGAMGMIMGRAMAKLRGKADGKLVSQLVRKKIQELSS
- a CDS encoding MinD/ParA family protein; translation: MAVVIVTGRGGAGKTTTTANLSTYFAQREYRVLAIDGDLYLPNLGFHFGLENVKYTLHSILKNPNLDPEWAIYKHSQTGVYVMPGSTNLQDVLGISARRLRDIVDQMRYKFGLVFVDSPTGIPFDTLPTFEVANYQLIVVEIERSPIYSFETMVENEVEKLRALGEEYGLRVGVILNKVRESQDVIDKIVETVEGDIGVPVLGLIPFDEDVPESVNVGVPILVYKPKSDVALAFYESGQLIEEWIFGGTK
- the hmgA gene encoding hydroxymethylglutaryl-CoA reductase (NADPH), which codes for MNIEEIIDKVVRGEIKLHQVEKYTNGDKKLATEIRRKALEKKLGITLEHVGYYSIDPNQVIGKNIENMIGVVQIPMGVAGPLKINGEYAKGEFYIPLATTEGALVASVNRGCSALTAAGGVKTTIIDDKMTRAPLLKCPDARRAREVAKWVKENIDYLQEKAVSKVTRHGKLRDVKPFIVGNNLYLRFEFETGDAMGMNMVTIASEEIMKAIEEKFSDVRYLALSGNLCVDKKPNAINFILGRGKTVIAEAVIPREIVEKKLKTTPELIAEVNYRKNLVGSAQAGSYGFNAHFANIIGAIFLATGQDEAQITEGAHGITLAEVTPEGDLYISITMPSLEIGTVGGGTRVPTQREALSIMGVAGGGDPPGINAKKFAEIVAGAVLAGELSLLAAIAAKHLAKAHKELGR
- a CDS encoding TRAM domain-containing protein; the encoded protein is MENRKFGGKRFDRGKPRVRQPPVKVGERYKVKIEALGKGGDGIARIRGFVVFVPKTKVGDEVEIVINSVKQKFAFGEVIG
- a CDS encoding transcriptional regulator, whose translation is MMTRRQKIIKLLEERDYSVSELAMMLDMRGKGSKKAVLDDLKAIAKILKREGKVLLIQPAVCRKCGFVFRAEINIPSKCPRCRSQWIEEPRFKIEVR
- the gatD gene encoding Glu-tRNA(Gln) amidotransferase subunit GatD; translated protein: MKKVEVFMKEKGINPGDYVEVVKKENGNHNVYRGLVMPPYELSEGETLTLKLDNGYNIGILIDQIVEIKVLEKAKPREMREFKAVLPKKPNLPNVTIFGTGGTIVSKIDYKTGAVHPAFTAEELALAVPEIFEIANITPKLIMNILSEDMTPKYWVKIAHEVAKALNEGEDGVIIGHGTDTMGYTAAALSFMLRDLGKPVILVGAQRSSDRPSSDAAMNLICSVRMATADFGEVAVVMHGETSDTYCLAHRGTKVRKMHTSRRDAFRSINDIPIAKIWSDGKIEFLRDDYKRRTKSEVWVDDKIEEKVALIKSFPGMQSEIIDFLVDKGYKGIVIEGTGLGHTPTHIIPSIERAVQEGIAVCMTSQCLYGRVNLNVYSTGRKLLKAGVIPCEDMLPETAYVKLIWVLGHTQNLEEVKRMMLTNYAGEITPYTRFDTYLR
- the tdh gene encoding L-threonine 3-dehydrogenase; translated protein: MADKMVAIMKTKPAYGAELVEVDVPKPKEGEILIKVLATSICGTDLHIYEWNEWAQTRIKPPQIMGHEVAGEVIEVGPGVEDIQVGDYISAETHIVCGKCYQCKTGNYHVCQNTKIFGVDTDGVFAEYAIVPAQNAWKNPKNIPPEYATLQEPLGNAVDTVLAEPVAGKTVLITGAGPLGLLGITVAKAAGASLVIVSEPSDFRRELAKKVGADVVINPFEEDVVKEVMDLTDGNGVDVFLEFSGAPKALEQGLQAVTPAGRVSLLGLFPRDVSLDFNNLIIFKSLTVYGITGRHLWQTWYTVSRLLQSGKLNLDPIITHKYKGFDKFEEAFELMRAGKTGKVVFFPHKK
- a CDS encoding tRNA pseudouridine(54/55) synthase Pus10 translates to MILEKSEKILEKHSLCNNCLGRLFGMLGKSTNYIRGKSIRLALNMEREARGLSSFEEPEKCELCGNIFKKTEYLARLCYDKAQKLGIEFESFLIGSRFPKGIMDKEKQLWEEFELEFAEPINREFNREVGKFLEVLFQKPVDKENPDVIFIIDPYNERIELQIKPLYIYGRYKKLVRGIPQTPLKGFKESVASIICKPFSKATKGKCIFHGAGREDVDVRMLGNGRPFVVEIKKPIKRKINLEKIAQEINQSKKVEVLDLKFISKEEMERILTSNHKKEYEALVYVEEGITAEEIKEVVEKLQNCTIYQRTPRRVLRRRADIVRVRKVYDVKAEIIDDKHFKLRLITDGGLYIKELISGDNGRTTPSVSEILGKKAWCEKLDVLNILDDKVKTL
- a CDS encoding phenylalanine--tRNA ligase subunit alpha: MELSYQEKLTLIKLKDLRRVKFEDLVKETGLDQVAVMRAVLWLQSKGLAKLHEKQRKIVKLTDTGRRYAEIELPERRALKLLAEREKVTLDDLKEVLSDDELKPIVGILRREGWATVRKENEKLVLEITEKGKAALNEDRPIDKVLKILTEKGEVEAKEIEGLISLNELKRRKIAEDELKTEREVEITEEGLKLAEKGLELKKEVSILTPELIKSGNWRSVEFKRFNIKAPVKRIYPGKKQPYRAFLDKIRRKLIEMGFIEMTAESLIETQFWNFDALFQPQNHPARDWTDTYQLKYPKYGFLPEEELVERVKAAHEHGWTTGSRGWGYRWDPRMAMMLMPRAHGTALSARQLAKDIQIPGKYFAIQRVFRPDVLDRTHLIEFNQVEGFVIGEDLTFKHLLGILKRFATEVAGAKKVKFLPDYYPFTEPSVQMSAKHPELGWVEFGGAGIFREEMTKPLGIDVPVIAWGIGIDRLAMFKLGIDDIRYLFSYDLRWLREAKIIW